Proteins co-encoded in one Candidatus Palauibacter australiensis genomic window:
- the ggt gene encoding gamma-glutamyltransferase, producing the protein MKRRDFLATSAAAAAGSGLIACRAPETAAAPPDGIGQWGPAGDSNVPGLLGPAHGTVWGRRGVTAAADYYASLAGTTIMMQGGNAIDAIVAASATLNVSEPYMSGLGGFGGFMLIYLAEENRVVGLDALGRAPAASSASTITPDDVEMGYRAPIVPGAFKGWAAVLERYGTMSLGDVFEPAIQLAEDGFVISKFDALHTDGSADKLGRFPSSTRIMFPNGRPPRMGEIIRQPELAASMRRLAREGADDFYKGEIGDRIVAFLAENGGHMTKADLEGYEVAWREPITTTFQGHDLYAMPPGSCGMTMFQALNIMDGFDLANMDLYSSEFAHLWLEANRLALIDDERYNTGNEDAEIPVDMIISKEYADEQRATIDPARIASFSGAPLPFFGTTSLSSADRWGNAVAFTQSLVALYGSGVIAGDTGIFLNNGHMFGFSLEEGHANYIAGGQKAKGVMTPCVVMKDGNLVAAVGAAGGYTIPQTVGQVITKLTAGGMDMQLAIASPRMCLNRGGGLTPIPEDSVTYLEAGFPPDVYGELADRGHHLVQPGNLGGVQGVYRDAETGALAGGSDPRRDGHAIAW; encoded by the coding sequence ATGAAGCGCCGAGACTTCCTCGCCACCTCCGCCGCGGCCGCCGCCGGATCCGGCCTGATCGCCTGCCGCGCCCCCGAGACAGCCGCCGCGCCCCCTGACGGGATCGGACAATGGGGCCCCGCCGGCGACTCGAACGTCCCCGGCCTGCTCGGCCCCGCGCACGGGACCGTGTGGGGCCGCCGCGGCGTGACGGCCGCCGCCGACTACTACGCCTCGCTCGCCGGCACGACGATCATGATGCAGGGCGGAAACGCGATCGACGCCATCGTGGCCGCCTCCGCCACGCTCAACGTCTCCGAGCCCTACATGTCCGGGCTCGGCGGGTTCGGCGGCTTCATGCTCATCTACCTGGCGGAAGAGAACCGGGTCGTCGGATTGGACGCGCTCGGCCGGGCGCCCGCGGCCTCCTCGGCGAGCACGATCACGCCGGACGATGTCGAGATGGGCTACCGCGCCCCCATCGTACCCGGCGCCTTCAAGGGCTGGGCCGCGGTGCTGGAGCGCTATGGAACGATGAGCCTCGGCGACGTGTTCGAGCCCGCCATCCAGCTCGCCGAGGACGGCTTCGTCATCTCGAAGTTCGATGCACTCCACACCGATGGGAGCGCGGACAAACTCGGGAGATTCCCTTCGAGCACCCGTATCATGTTCCCGAACGGCCGTCCGCCGCGGATGGGCGAGATCATCCGGCAGCCGGAACTCGCGGCGAGCATGCGCCGACTCGCGCGCGAAGGGGCCGACGACTTCTACAAGGGAGAGATCGGAGACCGCATCGTCGCCTTCCTCGCCGAGAACGGCGGCCACATGACGAAGGCCGACCTCGAGGGCTACGAGGTCGCGTGGAGGGAACCCATCACGACGACCTTCCAGGGGCACGACCTGTACGCCATGCCGCCGGGGTCGTGCGGGATGACGATGTTCCAGGCGCTCAACATCATGGACGGCTTCGACCTCGCGAACATGGACCTCTACAGCTCCGAGTTCGCCCACCTGTGGCTCGAGGCGAACCGGCTCGCCCTCATCGACGACGAACGGTACAACACGGGGAACGAAGACGCGGAAATCCCGGTCGACATGATCATCTCGAAGGAATATGCGGACGAACAGCGGGCAACGATCGATCCCGCCCGCATCGCCTCTTTCTCGGGCGCCCCGCTCCCGTTCTTCGGGACGACGAGCCTCTCTTCCGCCGACCGCTGGGGGAACGCCGTCGCCTTCACGCAGTCTCTCGTCGCCCTCTACGGGAGCGGCGTGATCGCGGGCGACACCGGGATCTTCCTCAACAACGGTCACATGTTCGGCTTCTCCCTCGAGGAAGGGCACGCCAACTACATCGCGGGAGGCCAGAAGGCGAAGGGCGTGATGACGCCGTGCGTCGTCATGAAGGACGGGAACCTCGTCGCCGCCGTCGGCGCCGCCGGCGGCTACACGATCCCGCAGACGGTGGGGCAGGTGATCACGAAGCTGACGGCCGGCGGGATGGACATGCAACTCGCGATCGCATCGCCCCGCATGTGCCTCAACCGGGGCGGCGGGCTCACGCCGATTCCGGAGGACTCCGTCACCTACCTGGAGGCGGGCTTTCCGCCCGACGTATACGGAGAGCTGGCGGACCGGGGGCACCATCTCGTCCAGCCCGGAAACCTCGGCGGCGTACAGGGCGTGTACCGGGATGCGGAGACGGGCGCGCTCGCCGGCGGATCGGATCCGCGCCGCGACGGGCACGCGATCGCCTGGTGA
- a CDS encoding CocE/NonD family hydrolase codes for MSRGRPASLAAGLAALAGLACGDGASTPADSAEDAPVSALTRNQALHVPMRDGVRIAVDVWLPDGIQPGDRLPAMMRATRYWRARGEVGVPLEETSNFAEAERWNRAGYALVLVDGRGSGASFGIRRFELAEDEVTDYGEVADWIADQPWSNGRVGAYGVSYAGNTAEMLAVNRNPAVKAVAPLFNDFDNFGHLIFPGGVLTVGFLEDWSNRTRMQDLNDICGLSDAMGAACDEVQSRVTGVKPVDADVDGSLLAGAVAEHQANTVPFEAALEYEFRDDPFGPYGETNVGHRRSPSGHLPQIEASGAAMFIRVGWQDAGTVNGTLGRYNTISNPQQVFVGPWDHGARNDTDPFKADDTPVAPDADARFEELVAFFDAHLKEDGSGETPTEIHYYTLGADRWTRTEVWPPEGFDDVTWYFGEGGALSMEAPASEAGEDSYTVDFSATTGTRNRWYTNGGGGDVVYGDRRAEDKKLLTYTSAPLPADTEVTGHPVVTLHLASTETDGAFIVYLEDVAPDGTVRYITEGQLRGVMRAVTDAPPLYRKYGPHRSESRADALPLVPGEVAELSFDLWATSVLFRAGHRIRIGLAGADADTFLRYPRDGSVPEWTVHRNAIHASRIVLPMKPANPNP; via the coding sequence GTGAGCCGGGGACGGCCGGCGTCCCTGGCCGCGGGGCTGGCGGCGCTGGCCGGGCTCGCCTGCGGGGACGGCGCTTCGACCCCCGCCGACAGCGCGGAAGACGCCCCCGTGAGTGCGCTCACGCGCAACCAGGCGCTTCACGTCCCCATGCGCGATGGCGTCCGTATCGCCGTCGACGTGTGGCTGCCCGACGGCATCCAGCCCGGGGATCGGCTCCCGGCCATGATGCGGGCGACCCGCTACTGGCGCGCCCGGGGCGAAGTCGGCGTCCCCCTCGAGGAGACGTCTAACTTCGCCGAGGCGGAGCGCTGGAACCGGGCCGGGTACGCGCTCGTCCTCGTGGACGGGCGGGGAAGCGGGGCCTCGTTCGGGATCCGCCGCTTCGAGCTCGCCGAAGACGAGGTCACGGATTACGGGGAGGTCGCGGACTGGATCGCGGACCAGCCCTGGTCGAACGGGCGCGTGGGCGCCTACGGCGTCTCCTACGCCGGGAACACGGCCGAGATGCTCGCGGTCAACCGGAACCCCGCCGTGAAGGCGGTCGCGCCCCTTTTCAACGACTTCGACAACTTCGGCCACCTCATCTTCCCCGGCGGCGTGCTCACGGTCGGCTTCCTCGAGGACTGGTCGAACCGCACGCGAATGCAGGACCTGAACGACATCTGCGGCCTTTCCGACGCGATGGGGGCCGCGTGCGACGAGGTGCAGAGTCGGGTCACCGGCGTGAAACCGGTCGATGCCGACGTCGATGGATCGCTGCTCGCCGGCGCGGTTGCGGAGCACCAGGCCAATACCGTGCCCTTCGAGGCGGCGCTGGAGTACGAATTCCGAGACGACCCGTTCGGCCCCTACGGCGAGACGAACGTCGGGCACCGTCGCAGCCCGTCCGGCCACCTCCCGCAGATCGAGGCGTCCGGCGCGGCCATGTTCATCCGCGTCGGCTGGCAGGACGCCGGGACCGTGAACGGAACGCTCGGCCGCTACAACACGATCTCGAACCCACAGCAGGTGTTCGTCGGCCCGTGGGACCACGGGGCGCGCAACGACACGGACCCCTTCAAGGCGGACGACACGCCCGTCGCACCTGACGCCGACGCCCGGTTCGAGGAACTCGTCGCGTTCTTCGACGCGCACCTGAAGGAAGACGGGTCCGGGGAGACGCCAACCGAGATCCACTACTACACGCTTGGCGCCGATCGCTGGACGCGGACGGAGGTGTGGCCGCCGGAGGGCTTCGACGACGTGACGTGGTACTTCGGCGAGGGAGGCGCGCTGTCGATGGAAGCTCCGGCCTCGGAAGCTGGGGAGGACTCCTACACCGTCGATTTCAGCGCCACGACGGGGACCCGGAACCGCTGGTACACGAACGGCGGGGGCGGCGATGTCGTGTACGGCGACCGCCGCGCGGAGGATAAGAAGCTCCTGACCTATACCAGCGCGCCGCTACCGGCCGATACCGAAGTCACCGGCCACCCCGTCGTCACGCTGCACCTGGCGTCCACGGAGACGGACGGCGCCTTCATCGTCTACCTGGAAGACGTCGCTCCGGATGGCACCGTGCGGTACATCACCGAGGGGCAGCTCCGCGGCGTCATGCGCGCGGTCACGGACGCTCCGCCGCTGTACCGCAAGTACGGGCCGCACCGCAGCGAATCGCGCGCCGACGCCCTCCCGCTCGTCCCGGGGGAGGTCGCGGAACTGAGCTTCGACCTGTGGGCGACATCGGTGCTGTTCCGGGCGGGCCACCGCATCCGGATCGGCCTCGCCGGCGCGGACGCGGACACCT